One window of the Leptotrichia trevisanii DSM 22070 genome contains the following:
- a CDS encoding DMT family transporter, translating into MKQYLADFGLLFVGIFWGLGFVFVKIGLNTGIDPFYLSAIRFLVGGIILYGIFFKKVGRFTKKDILAGLIVGIFQFFGYAFQTYGAMLTTASKNAFFTSINVVIVPYIFWFLHKKRPDIFAFLASVICVLGVAVISFDRKLNIANLNFGDILTIISAVFFAGQIATNGYFSKKVEPLKLVVMQMFVAGILFAVNLFIFSDVNKIQKPAGMTLIAIIYLTIFSTAIPTVLQTFCQKYTTSTRASILMSTESLFAPLFAFFILSERLSLRVAVGAGLVLFAVLVSETKLGLKKIEE; encoded by the coding sequence GTGAAACAGTATTTAGCAGATTTTGGATTACTTTTTGTAGGGATATTTTGGGGACTTGGGTTTGTATTTGTGAAGATTGGGTTGAATACAGGGATTGATCCGTTTTATTTGTCAGCAATTAGATTTCTTGTGGGAGGGATTATTCTTTACGGGATTTTCTTTAAGAAAGTTGGCAGATTTACGAAAAAGGATATTTTGGCTGGATTAATAGTTGGTATTTTTCAGTTTTTTGGATATGCTTTCCAGACTTATGGGGCAATGCTCACGACTGCCAGTAAAAATGCCTTTTTTACATCGATTAACGTTGTAATTGTTCCCTATATTTTTTGGTTTTTGCATAAAAAGCGTCCTGATATTTTTGCATTTTTGGCTTCAGTTATTTGTGTACTGGGAGTTGCTGTGATAAGTTTTGACAGGAAGCTGAATATTGCAAATCTTAATTTTGGGGATATTCTGACGATTATAAGTGCAGTATTTTTTGCAGGACAGATTGCTACAAATGGATATTTCAGCAAAAAAGTTGAGCCGTTAAAGCTTGTTGTTATGCAGATGTTTGTGGCTGGAATATTGTTTGCTGTAAATCTTTTTATTTTTTCAGATGTGAACAAAATTCAAAAGCCTGCCGGAATGACACTAATTGCAATAATTTATTTAACAATCTTTTCAACAGCGATACCAACAGTGTTGCAGACATTTTGCCAAAAATACACAACTTCCACAAGAGCTTCAATACTAATGTCAACGGAATCGCTCTTTGCGCCACTTTTTGCATTTTTTATACTAAGTGAGAGATTATCGCTTAGAGTGGCAGTTGGGGCTGGACTGGTTCTTTTTGCAGTGCTTGTGTCGGAAACGAAATTGGGACTTAAGAAAATTGAGGAATAA
- the def gene encoding peptide deformylase: MKIVLYGHPTLREKSEKVDVVDDNVRETLDEMVALMRKANGVGLAANQVDIAKRFFVLEHDGVVKKVVNPEILEFSEEIADMEEGCLSIPGVFKKVNRPAKIKVKYLNENGEEVIEELDEMWARAFQHEFDHIEGILFTDKLSVMNKRLVAKKLDVLKKDFAKGRIYRDLDK; the protein is encoded by the coding sequence ATGAAAATAGTTTTATATGGACACCCAACTTTACGTGAAAAATCGGAAAAAGTTGATGTGGTTGATGATAATGTAAGGGAAACTCTGGATGAAATGGTTGCCCTTATGAGAAAGGCTAATGGAGTGGGACTTGCTGCAAATCAGGTGGACATTGCCAAGAGATTTTTTGTGCTGGAACATGACGGAGTTGTGAAAAAAGTTGTTAATCCAGAAATTTTGGAGTTTTCTGAGGAAATTGCAGATATGGAGGAAGGATGCTTGAGCATTCCTGGAGTTTTTAAGAAAGTAAACCGTCCTGCAAAAATTAAAGTGAAATATTTGAATGAAAATGGGGAAGAAGTCATTGAAGAACTGGATGAAATGTGGGCTAGGGCATTTCAGCACGAATTTGATCACATAGAAGGAATTTTATTTACAGACAAACTTTCGGTTATGAATAAAAGATTAGTTGCTAAAAAATTAGATGTTCTAAAGAAAGATTTTGCAAAAGGCAGAATTTACAGGGACTTGGACAAATAA
- the fmt gene encoding methionyl-tRNA formyltransferase, with protein MKTIFMGTPEFAIPSLEIVFKNTDLQLIFTKEDKRNARGNKIIFSPVKQFGIDNNVEIVQPKKMKDEEVVNKIKEINPDLIVVVAYGKILPKEIIDIPKYGIINVHSSLLPKYRGASPIHSAILNGDVETGVSIMYIEEGLDSGDVILKEYCEITEDDTLGTLHDKLKDLGAAGLKKALKLIENGEVQAEKQDDSKATLVKPITKEQAKIDWDNTKEIIYNQIRGLNPFPAAHTFNEKGENIKIYKSEKIEKKYEDEVENGTIVEIINKKGPVVKVANGGLLILEAKFEGKKLQKGVDIINGRKMVIGEKLLYSDSSLK; from the coding sequence ATGAAGACAATATTTATGGGAACGCCAGAATTTGCGATACCGAGTCTGGAAATTGTGTTTAAAAATACTGATTTACAGCTTATTTTTACAAAAGAGGACAAAAGAAACGCTAGAGGAAATAAAATCATATTTTCCCCTGTAAAGCAATTTGGAATTGACAATAATGTGGAAATTGTTCAGCCAAAAAAAATGAAGGATGAAGAAGTTGTAAACAAAATTAAAGAAATAAATCCTGATTTAATCGTAGTTGTAGCTTATGGAAAAATTTTGCCAAAAGAAATAATTGATATTCCAAAATATGGAATAATAAACGTGCATTCTTCACTTTTACCAAAATATCGGGGAGCCTCGCCTATCCATTCTGCCATTTTAAACGGTGATGTTGAAACAGGCGTGAGCATAATGTATATTGAGGAAGGGCTTGATTCTGGAGATGTAATTTTAAAGGAATATTGTGAAATTACAGAAGATGATACACTTGGAACTCTGCATGATAAATTAAAGGATTTGGGAGCAGCTGGACTTAAAAAGGCGTTAAAATTGATTGAAAATGGAGAAGTTCAGGCGGAAAAGCAAGATGATAGCAAAGCCACTTTAGTAAAGCCGATTACAAAGGAGCAGGCAAAAATCGACTGGGATAACACAAAAGAAATTATTTACAATCAGATTCGAGGATTAAACCCATTTCCAGCGGCACATACTTTCAACGAAAAAGGCGAAAACATAAAAATTTACAAAAGTGAAAAAATTGAAAAAAAATATGAAGATGAAGTAGAAAATGGTACAATTGTCGAAATTATCAATAAAAAAGGGCCTGTTGTAAAAGTTGCAAATGGAGGATTATTGATTTTGGAGGCAAAATTTGAAGGGAAAAAACTTCAAAAGGGAGTAGATATTATTAATGGACGTAAAATGGTAATTGGAGAAAAATTATTATATAGCGATTCTAGTTTAAAATGA
- a CDS encoding redox-sensing transcriptional repressor Rex produces the protein MKLKKLEISERVVQRLTEYLSILKEVRKQYSEINSIELAKIMNTTSAQVRKDLSTFGEFGVRGKGYDIDNLIEIITKILGIDKINHVIIVGHGKMGEMISSNLDVLGEGFKIVGIFDKDKNKIGKITANNLIVQDIQNVGEFIKNMKNDSDTRIDMAILAVVKEQAQIAAEGLVKSGISAILNMTTYKLELDENVKVVDMDISAKLQELNFWRINNMSEKI, from the coding sequence ATGAAATTAAAAAAATTGGAAATTTCTGAAAGAGTTGTACAAAGATTAACAGAATATCTATCTATTCTAAAAGAAGTCCGAAAACAGTATAGCGAAATAAATTCCATCGAACTTGCCAAAATTATGAATACTACTTCTGCTCAGGTACGTAAAGATTTATCAACATTTGGTGAGTTTGGTGTACGAGGGAAAGGTTATGATATAGATAATCTGATAGAAATTATTACAAAGATTCTTGGAATTGATAAAATTAACCATGTTATAATTGTAGGACATGGTAAAATGGGAGAAATGATTTCCTCAAATCTTGATGTTCTAGGTGAAGGATTTAAAATTGTTGGGATATTTGACAAGGATAAGAATAAAATTGGAAAAATAACAGCAAACAATTTAATCGTTCAGGATATACAGAATGTTGGTGAATTTATAAAAAATATGAAGAATGATTCTGACACAAGAATTGATATGGCTATTTTGGCAGTTGTAAAGGAACAGGCACAAATTGCGGCAGAAGGGCTTGTAAAAAGTGGAATTTCTGCAATACTTAATATGACAACTTATAAATTGGAATTAGATGAAAATGTGAAAGTTGTAGACATGGATATTTCAGCAAAGTTACAGGAATTAAATTTCTGGCGAATAAATAATATGAGTGAAAAAATATAA
- the folD gene encoding bifunctional methylenetetrahydrofolate dehydrogenase/methenyltetrahydrofolate cyclohydrolase FolD, whose amino-acid sequence MTIMDGKALSEKILKEIEQEHSELEKKAGRKAGLAVIIVGENPASQIYVRNKIRACERVGFHSETIRLDENISEESLLLEIEKLNNDSNIDGILVQLPIPRHIDGLKVINAISAEKDVDGFHTTNIGKMMIGDETGFLPCTPAGVIQMFEEYNIDLEGKDVLVIGQSNIVGKPMTLLLIKKRATVQVCNSKTKNLSEKLQKADVVVAAAGSPKLVKTTDVKEGVVVIDVGINRVDGKLWGDVDFEEVSKKASFITPVPGGVGPMTIAMLIKNTFKSYKQKIDN is encoded by the coding sequence ATGACTATAATGGATGGAAAAGCACTTTCAGAAAAAATTTTGAAAGAAATTGAACAGGAGCATAGTGAGCTGGAAAAGAAAGCTGGCAGAAAAGCTGGACTTGCGGTAATTATAGTAGGAGAAAATCCTGCTTCACAAATTTATGTAAGAAACAAAATAAGAGCTTGTGAGAGAGTTGGATTTCATTCTGAAACAATTAGACTTGATGAAAATATTTCAGAAGAAAGTTTGCTTTTAGAAATTGAAAAATTAAATAATGATAGTAATATAGACGGAATTCTGGTACAATTACCAATTCCAAGGCATATTGATGGTTTGAAGGTTATAAATGCAATTTCAGCCGAAAAGGATGTTGACGGATTTCATACAACAAACATTGGTAAAATGATGATTGGAGATGAAACAGGGTTTTTACCTTGCACACCGGCTGGAGTGATTCAGATGTTTGAAGAATACAATATTGACTTGGAAGGAAAAGATGTCCTTGTAATTGGGCAAAGTAATATTGTAGGAAAACCAATGACACTTTTACTTATAAAAAAACGTGCAACAGTTCAGGTATGTAATTCAAAAACAAAAAATCTATCTGAAAAATTGCAAAAAGCCGATGTAGTGGTAGCAGCTGCAGGTTCTCCAAAATTAGTGAAGACAACTGACGTAAAAGAAGGTGTCGTTGTAATTGATGTCGGAATAAACCGTGTGGATGGAAAACTGTGGGGAGATGTGGATTTTGAGGAAGTCTCTAAAAAAGCATCTTTTATTACTCCAGTTCCCGGCGGTGTTGGCCCAATGACAATTGCAATGCTGATAAAAAATACATTTAAGTCTTATAAACAAAAAATAGACAATTAA
- the accB gene encoding acetyl-CoA carboxylase biotin carboxyl carrier protein, translated as MRDKIKFIEKLAESMNENKIESVKYEDNNFEISLTKKRKERNVIFNGSMAQPMAAVPSNVSQEVQVQEIVEPAPVQEASPEEISGTQITSPMVGTFYASPSPTAAPFVKEGDSVTEGQTLCIVEAMKLMNEVKSTVSGKVKKILVNDKDSIKKGQALMIIE; from the coding sequence ATGAGAGATAAAATTAAATTTATTGAAAAATTAGCTGAAAGTATGAATGAAAATAAGATTGAATCAGTGAAGTACGAAGATAACAATTTTGAAATATCATTAACAAAAAAAAGAAAAGAAAGAAATGTTATTTTTAACGGTTCAATGGCTCAACCTATGGCTGCAGTACCGTCAAACGTTTCACAGGAAGTACAGGTTCAAGAAATAGTAGAACCTGCACCAGTACAGGAAGCCTCTCCTGAAGAAATTTCAGGGACACAAATTACGTCACCAATGGTTGGAACTTTTTATGCTTCACCATCACCAACAGCCGCTCCATTTGTAAAAGAAGGAGATTCTGTTACAGAAGGGCAGACACTTTGTATCGTAGAGGCGATGAAACTTATGAATGAAGTAAAATCAACAGTTTCAGGAAAAGTGAAAAAAATACTGGTAAACGACAAAGACAGTATAAAAAAAGGGCAGGCATTGATGATTATTGAGTAA